TCCTGACCTGCGTGTCCGAAGATCTGCGAGACGGCCTGCGAGACGACCTGCGGGCAGGCCCGCGCCACCGCCGCCGGAGCACCGGCGCCCGCAGCGGGTTCCCGCGCCTCATCCGATGGGTCGACCACCAGCAAGGCGTCCACCTCAGCCGGCTGCGCACCGCCCCCTACCTCGGCCGCGCCCTGGCCACCTACTCGCGCTACTACCGCATCGACCTACGCGACGCGGCCAGCGCGGTCGTCTACTACAGCACCCTGTCGCTGCTGCCGGTGCTGGTGCTCGGCTACCTCGGCCTGGCCTGGCTGGCCCAACGCCATCCGCACCGCTACAAGAACGCCGACCAGAACCTGGCCAAGACCATCGGCATCCCCGTCCAGGACGTCAGCTCCCTGTTCGACGCCCAGGCGCACGCGCTGCTCACCGCCACCACCTCGATCATCGGCGTGATGGGCGTCCTGTACGGGGCCTGGGCCTGGATGAACACCCTGGCCCGGGCCCAGCGCACGATCTGGGGCACCGAGGACGACCCGGTCCCGTGGCGCCGCGGCGTGCGCGACGCCGTCGCCGCGCTGGCCGCGATCCCGTTGATGTTCCTGGGCTTCGCCGTGTCCGGCATGAGCTGGGGCCACCTACGGGTGCGCTGGCACCGCTCCGGCCTGAGCTGGCAGACCGCGGGCGCGCTGGTCCTGGCCGTTGTCCTGCTGGCGGTGGGCACGGTCGTGTTCGCCGTCGTCTGCCAACAGCTGTGCCGCAGGCTCGGCGGTGCGCCGGCGTTCAGAGACCTGTGGCTGTCCGCGGGCGCGACCGGCCTGTGCACCGCGGTGTTGTCCGCCGTCGCACAGGAGACCGTCCGGCACACCGCGTCCAACCCCTACGGCATCGTCATCGACTTCGTCGGGCTGATGGTGTGGGTCAGCATCGTGATCCGCATCCACCTGTCGCTGACGCTGTGGGCCGCCGAAGAGGATCCCTCGACGGCCCACAGAGCCCGGCTTCAGAGCATTCCAGTTTCAGAGCATTAGAGAGCCAAGGCAGCCAGCGCCGCGTTGACGATCGCGCCGGGCACCAGGTCGTGCTGCGCGTACAGGTCCGCCACGGTCCCGGACTGGCCGAAGCTGTCCACGCCCAGCGGCACCGCCGGCACCCCGACCGCCGAGCCCAGCCAGGCCATCGCGTGCGAGGCGGCGTCGTGCACGGTGACGATCGGCGCGCGCCCCGGGAACAGCTCCTTGAGCACTGAGGGCCGCCGCGGGCCCGAAGCGCTGCGGTAGTCCTGCTGCAGCGCGCGGCGCCAGCCGGTGTAGAGCCGGTCCAGGCTGGTCACGTCGACCACGTGCG
This window of the Catenulispora sp. MAP5-51 genome carries:
- a CDS encoding YhjD/YihY/BrkB family envelope integrity protein, which produces MSEDLRDGLRDDLRAGPRHRRRSTGARSGFPRLIRWVDHQQGVHLSRLRTAPYLGRALATYSRYYRIDLRDAASAVVYYSTLSLLPVLVLGYLGLAWLAQRHPHRYKNADQNLAKTIGIPVQDVSSLFDAQAHALLTATTSIIGVMGVLYGAWAWMNTLARAQRTIWGTEDDPVPWRRGVRDAVAALAAIPLMFLGFAVSGMSWGHLRVRWHRSGLSWQTAGALVLAVVLLAVGTVVFAVVCQQLCRRLGGAPAFRDLWLSAGATGLCTAVLSAVAQETVRHTASNPYGIVIDFVGLMVWVSIVIRIHLSLTLWAAEEDPSTAHRARLQSIPVSEH